The following are encoded in a window of Limibacter armeniacum genomic DNA:
- a CDS encoding VOC family protein — protein sequence MHFKQITETCLYVKDLTLTEDFYHNKLGLPIISTVANRHIFFRAGTSVLLCFIAEVTRQEETLPPHYGSGKIHMAFEANEGDYDAWKDKVSNAGIHITHEQVWPWSHNRKSFYFEDPDGHVLEIIESNLWNS from the coding sequence ATGCACTTCAAACAGATTACTGAAACATGTCTTTACGTCAAAGATTTAACATTAACCGAAGACTTCTATCATAATAAACTAGGCTTACCCATTATTTCGACAGTTGCAAATAGACATATATTTTTTAGAGCTGGAACTTCCGTTCTACTATGCTTCATTGCTGAAGTCACTCGGCAGGAAGAAACCCTTCCTCCACATTACGGTAGTGGCAAAATACATATGGCATTCGAAGCTAATGAGGGAGACTATGATGCTTGGAAAGATAAAGTTTCCAATGCTGGTATCCATATCACGCATGAACAAGTATGGCCTTGGAGTCATAATAGAAAGTCATTTTATTTTGAAGACCCTGATGGACATGTCTTAGAAATAATCGAAAGCAATTTATGGAATAGCTGA
- a CDS encoding Crp/Fnr family transcriptional regulator → MMKLTQPACKFCKGSESSLFSCCTPEEHEKLGLAKSCNFYKKGQPIFQENSMPVGLYCVSEGLVKITKLGSNGKEQILRIAKPGDIFGYQSLIKNSRYKASSIAIEDSSICFVPKSQFNELLTNNKAFYDGIMRLLCDTIESAETKITDIAYKPVRGRIAEALILLDRAFEGKEHITLTREDLAGLVGTVKETAIRIISEFKHEKLIEINKRSIKVINQEGLMKISHLYD, encoded by the coding sequence ATGATGAAATTGACACAACCTGCTTGTAAGTTTTGCAAGGGGAGTGAAAGTTCTTTATTTTCTTGCTGTACACCGGAAGAACACGAAAAACTCGGCCTAGCAAAAAGCTGTAATTTCTACAAAAAGGGACAGCCAATTTTCCAGGAAAATTCTATGCCAGTAGGCCTTTACTGTGTAAGTGAAGGTTTGGTGAAGATCACTAAACTTGGAAGCAATGGTAAGGAGCAGATATTGCGAATCGCCAAACCTGGTGATATTTTTGGCTATCAGTCCCTCATCAAAAACAGTCGTTATAAAGCCTCCTCAATAGCTATCGAAGACTCATCCATTTGTTTTGTACCTAAATCTCAGTTCAATGAGCTGTTGACTAATAACAAAGCTTTTTACGATGGAATCATGCGTCTTTTATGTGATACGATTGAAAGTGCTGAAACGAAAATTACAGACATTGCCTACAAGCCAGTAAGAGGTAGAATAGCGGAAGCGCTTATTCTATTGGACAGAGCTTTTGAAGGCAAAGAACACATCACACTTACTAGAGAAGACTTAGCTGGACTTGTTGGAACGGTTAAAGAAACCGCAATCAGGATTATTTCAGAATTCAAACATGAAAAGCTGATTGAAATCAACAAGCGAAGTATCAAAGTCATCAATCAGGAAGGCTTGATGAAAATCAGTCACCTGTATGATTAA
- the glyA gene encoding serine hydroxymethyltransferase, whose translation MKRDEKIFELIEKEKNRQISGIELIASENFTSPQVMEAMGSVLTNKYAEGLPGKRYYGGCEVVDEVESLAIERVKELFGAEWANVQPHSGAQANAAVMLAVLKPGDKILGFDLSHGGHLTHGSTVNFSGKLYQPSFYGVEQETGLIDWNKVVEKARQEKPKMIICGASAYSREWNYKALREVADEVGALLLADISHPSGLIAKGLLDDPLKYCHIVTSTTHKTLRGPRGGVIMMGKDFENPWGLKTPNGKTRSMSSLLDSGVFPGTQGGPLEHVIGAKAVAFGEALSDDYLKYVQQVQKNAKVMAEHFIAKGYDIISGGTDNHLMLIDLRSKGLTGKLAENTLIKADITINKNMVPFDDKSPFVTSGMRIGTAAITTRGLKEADMSRVVDYIDRVLVNHEKDAEIEAVKNEINEWMRQYPLFNA comes from the coding sequence ATGAAAAGAGACGAAAAAATCTTTGAACTGATTGAGAAGGAAAAAAACAGACAAATTTCCGGTATCGAATTGATCGCTTCTGAAAACTTTACATCTCCTCAAGTAATGGAGGCAATGGGAAGCGTACTTACAAACAAATATGCGGAGGGACTTCCAGGTAAGCGTTACTATGGAGGTTGTGAAGTTGTGGATGAAGTGGAGTCTCTAGCAATTGAGAGGGTAAAAGAACTATTTGGTGCTGAATGGGCAAACGTTCAACCGCACTCAGGCGCTCAGGCGAATGCAGCAGTAATGTTGGCTGTTTTGAAGCCTGGTGATAAAATTCTAGGTTTTGACCTTTCTCATGGTGGTCACCTGACGCATGGTTCTACTGTGAACTTCTCAGGTAAACTTTACCAACCATCTTTCTATGGTGTAGAGCAGGAAACTGGCTTGATCGATTGGAACAAGGTTGTAGAAAAGGCAAGACAAGAGAAGCCTAAGATGATCATCTGTGGAGCTTCAGCTTACTCAAGAGAGTGGAATTATAAGGCTCTTCGTGAAGTAGCTGATGAAGTAGGAGCTCTCTTGTTGGCTGATATTTCACATCCATCAGGACTGATTGCTAAAGGTCTGTTGGATGATCCTTTGAAGTATTGCCACATTGTAACATCTACAACACACAAAACACTTCGTGGTCCAAGAGGTGGTGTGATCATGATGGGTAAAGACTTTGAAAACCCTTGGGGATTGAAAACACCAAATGGAAAGACTAGATCAATGTCTTCTTTACTTGACTCTGGTGTATTCCCTGGTACACAAGGAGGTCCATTGGAGCACGTAATTGGTGCTAAGGCGGTTGCTTTTGGGGAAGCGCTTTCTGATGATTACTTGAAGTATGTACAACAAGTACAGAAAAATGCTAAAGTAATGGCAGAGCACTTTATCGCAAAAGGTTATGATATCATCTCAGGAGGTACTGATAACCACTTGATGTTGATTGACCTACGTTCGAAAGGACTGACAGGTAAGTTGGCTGAAAATACATTGATTAAAGCTGATATTACAATCAACAAAAACATGGTACCATTTGATGACAAATCTCCGTTTGTAACATCAGGTATGCGTATTGGTACAGCTGCAATTACTACTAGAGGCTTGAAAGAAGCTGATATGAGTAGAGTAGTGGATTATATTGACAGAGTACTGGTTAACCATGAAAAAGATGCTGAAATCGAAGCAGTAAAGAATGAGATTAACGAGTGGATGAGACAGTATCCATTATTTAATGCTTAA
- a CDS encoding Ig-like domain-containing protein, whose product MKNPLYILILLMLLWLSGCIGDDIIQDRVEERVVIVDFVDSLSLEATYQFKAEYQDSTGVVGTNEIEWQSSDTNIAIVDAAGNVKGVSEGTTMILAQATGQQVLSDSVMLVVSNELEDSVGMASREGQIVSTSSYELKGSFKVESINGGILISIDDTYKATDALPGLYLYLSNNPSTIAGALEIGPVQVFEGAHTYTVPEVTIGSYEYLLYYCKPFNVKVGEGQIQ is encoded by the coding sequence ATGAAAAACCCTCTTTATATATTAATACTTTTGATGTTGTTGTGGCTGTCAGGGTGCATTGGTGATGATATCATTCAAGACCGAGTGGAAGAAAGGGTAGTAATAGTTGATTTTGTAGACTCATTGAGTTTAGAGGCTACCTATCAATTCAAAGCAGAGTATCAGGATTCGACAGGAGTTGTAGGAACAAATGAGATTGAGTGGCAGAGTAGTGATACAAATATCGCTATTGTAGATGCTGCTGGTAATGTAAAAGGAGTGTCAGAAGGAACCACAATGATCTTGGCTCAAGCGACTGGACAGCAGGTTTTGTCTGACTCTGTCATGTTGGTGGTAAGTAATGAGTTGGAGGACAGTGTAGGCATGGCTTCAAGAGAGGGTCAAATTGTAAGTACCTCCTCTTATGAATTAAAAGGAAGCTTTAAGGTGGAGTCAATAAATGGAGGAATACTTATCTCGATTGATGATACTTATAAAGCAACAGATGCCCTTCCGGGACTCTATTTATACTTGTCAAATAATCCTTCTACAATAGCAGGTGCATTAGAAATAGGTCCTGTTCAGGTATTTGAAGGAGCTCATACTTATACAGTACCAGAGGTGACAATAGGTAGTTATGAATACCTACTTTATTACTGTAAGCCATTTAATGTTAAAGTAGGAGAGGGACAGATCCAATAA
- a CDS encoding helix-turn-helix domain-containing protein, translating to MLQYHQRMIIYYGIKEELSDSAIAREAGVHRSTVGREIKRNGGREHYHYKLSAEYAKKNQQEAMASRKVKGGGIVTGTSIEPKHEIWLFHTYNHIRWQDRIVQVSTTIPELFLRFRFRTETSFILSDISSYIEGNIMINEPKLSCVVVYNKAEKQIADNSTKVKYVQDCPVTKKLWYKKYNILSI from the coding sequence ATGCTTCAGTACCACCAGCGAATGATCATCTATTATGGAATTAAAGAAGAGCTATCCGATTCAGCGATTGCAAGAGAAGCTGGTGTCCATAGGTCTACGGTGGGACGTGAAATCAAAAGAAATGGAGGAAGGGAGCATTATCATTATAAACTGTCTGCCGAGTATGCGAAAAAGAACCAACAAGAAGCTATGGCATCCAGAAAGGTAAAAGGTGGTGGGATAGTAACAGGAACAAGTATAGAACCAAAGCATGAGATCTGGCTTTTTCATACTTACAACCATATAAGATGGCAAGATAGAATAGTACAAGTTTCAACGACAATTCCTGAGTTGTTTTTGAGGTTCCGGTTTAGGACAGAAACGAGCTTTATTTTAAGTGATATATCTAGCTACATTGAAGGAAATATTATGATCAATGAGCCAAAGCTCAGTTGTGTTGTTGTTTATAATAAGGCAGAGAAACAGATAGCAGATAATAGTACTAAGGTTAAGTATGTACAGGATTGTCCTGTAACTAAAAAGTTATGGTATAAAAAGTATAATATATTGAGTATCTAA
- a CDS encoding anti-sigma factor, which yields MKIEDYIASGILELYVLGDLNENEMKEVEEMRKKHPAIAQEIERIEADFLHISQKNSVKAPEHIKHQILSKIKNTEGKTIPLIQSKKTGTSVWWKASVAASLLLLAVSTYFTFYYKDKYEDVQLQVDNLMAEKAVMAQRLKKASNDLSLALDPSYQRILLGGTGEQEHKQQLTVYWNPNNTKVFVSLKELPPPPEGKQYQLWAIAGKTPKDAGLIDYGQDKLLAMPSTAEADAFAVTLEPKGGSKSPTLEEMKAIGYVATNKS from the coding sequence TTGAAAATAGAAGATTACATAGCGTCAGGTATACTCGAACTGTATGTATTAGGAGACCTGAACGAAAATGAAATGAAAGAAGTAGAGGAAATGCGTAAAAAGCATCCTGCCATTGCACAGGAAATTGAACGCATAGAAGCAGACTTCCTACATATAAGTCAAAAGAACAGTGTTAAAGCCCCTGAGCATATCAAACACCAGATTCTTTCCAAAATCAAAAACACAGAAGGGAAAACCATTCCACTCATTCAATCAAAAAAAACAGGCACAAGTGTATGGTGGAAGGCTAGTGTAGCTGCCTCATTACTTCTGTTAGCTGTGAGTACATATTTCACCTTTTACTACAAGGACAAGTATGAGGATGTACAACTTCAAGTAGACAACCTTATGGCTGAAAAAGCCGTTATGGCGCAACGACTAAAAAAGGCTAGCAATGACCTTTCTTTAGCATTGGATCCTTCCTACCAAAGAATCTTACTTGGCGGTACAGGAGAACAAGAGCATAAACAGCAATTGACAGTTTATTGGAACCCCAATAATACAAAGGTATTTGTATCTCTTAAGGAATTACCTCCCCCTCCTGAAGGCAAGCAGTATCAATTATGGGCTATAGCAGGCAAGACTCCTAAAGATGCCGGACTCATTGACTATGGACAAGACAAACTATTGGCTATGCCTTCTACTGCTGAAGCTGATGCTTTTGCTGTAACCCTAGAACCAAAAGGAGGTAGTAAATCCCCTACTCTAGAAGAAATGAAAGCTATCGGTTATGTAGCTACTAACAAAAGCTAA
- a CDS encoding RNA polymerase sigma factor: MQEAELVKKLKEHDSGALQYLYDHYGDAIFGIITRIIGQQPMAEEVLQDTFLKVWQHIDSYHPEKSRLFTWMARIARNLSIDKLRSKENKQQSKSDSLETSVYNSVDENPNEAKIDFIGLDKLIQQLPEEQQFVLNKVYFNGYSHRELAKDFDIPLGTVKTRLRTAVNLLRKKLGDL, translated from the coding sequence ATGCAGGAAGCAGAATTAGTTAAAAAGTTAAAAGAGCATGATTCTGGTGCCTTACAATATCTGTATGATCATTATGGAGATGCTATCTTTGGTATTATCACCAGAATCATAGGACAACAACCTATGGCTGAAGAAGTACTGCAAGATACCTTTCTAAAAGTATGGCAACATATTGACTCATATCACCCTGAAAAATCTCGCCTTTTTACATGGATGGCTAGAATTGCCCGAAACCTTTCGATTGACAAGCTTCGATCAAAAGAAAATAAGCAGCAGTCAAAATCCGACTCGCTGGAAACTTCCGTATATAACAGTGTAGATGAAAATCCTAATGAGGCTAAAATCGACTTTATTGGCCTGGACAAGTTAATCCAGCAGCTTCCTGAAGAACAGCAATTTGTATTAAATAAAGTTTATTTCAATGGGTACAGTCATCGTGAACTAGCTAAAGACTTTGACATTCCGTTAGGTACTGTAAAAACTCGTTTGAGAACTGCCGTTAATTTGTTAAGGAAAAAACTAGGAGACCTTTGA
- a CDS encoding haloacid dehalogenase type II, protein MSKPRVLFFDVNETLLDLQKVKESVTKTLNGRAELVPLWFTTMLQYSLVNTVSDRFEDFGSIGVAALQMVAADHGILLSKKEASESVAPIVKLTPYEDSAEGLKLLKDAGFTLCALTNSSTEGLKKQMDYSGLGQYFDHLLSVEEVGYYKPHSHVYRWAMRKVRVAPEASMMIAAHGWDVAGAMWAGMRAAFVARPQHQLYPLSQPTEIVAGDILKVAEKIINLE, encoded by the coding sequence ATGTCCAAACCTAGAGTTCTTTTTTTTGATGTCAATGAGACATTGCTTGATTTACAGAAAGTCAAAGAATCTGTGACTAAGACATTGAATGGTAGGGCTGAGCTAGTACCGCTTTGGTTTACTACAATGCTTCAGTATTCGTTAGTAAATACGGTGTCAGACAGGTTTGAGGATTTTGGCAGTATTGGTGTTGCTGCCCTTCAGATGGTTGCAGCAGATCACGGTATCTTACTCTCAAAAAAGGAAGCGAGTGAGTCGGTTGCACCAATTGTTAAGTTAACACCTTATGAGGATAGTGCTGAAGGGCTAAAGTTGCTGAAGGATGCAGGTTTTACACTTTGTGCATTGACTAACTCTTCAACTGAAGGGTTAAAGAAGCAGATGGATTACTCAGGCTTAGGGCAGTATTTTGATCATTTGCTTAGCGTAGAAGAAGTAGGATACTATAAGCCACATAGCCATGTTTACCGCTGGGCAATGAGAAAAGTAAGGGTAGCTCCAGAAGCTTCCATGATGATAGCAGCCCATGGTTGGGATGTAGCAGGTGCAATGTGGGCAGGAATGAGAGCTGCTTTTGTTGCAAGACCTCAACATCAGCTATACCCTTTGTCTCAGCCAACAGAAATAGTTGCAGGGGATATTTTGAAAGTGGCAGAAAAAATTATCAACTTGGAGTAA
- a CDS encoding DUF427 domain-containing protein, whose protein sequence is MKKASWKGKVIAESDKTVEVEGDFYFPPTSIHQEYFEKSDETSMSPSKGKASYYNIVVDGEKNEAAAWYYAHPKSEAKDIKNYVAFKKGVEIE, encoded by the coding sequence ATGAAAAAAGCATCATGGAAAGGAAAAGTCATTGCTGAAAGTGACAAAACTGTTGAAGTGGAAGGAGATTTCTATTTTCCTCCGACTTCTATTCATCAAGAGTACTTTGAAAAGTCAGATGAAACCAGTATGTCCCCATCTAAAGGAAAGGCGTCCTATTATAATATTGTGGTTGATGGAGAGAAAAATGAAGCAGCAGCCTGGTATTATGCCCATCCAAAAAGTGAAGCCAAGGACATCAAAAACTATGTAGCGTTTAAGAAAGGAGTTGAAATAGAGTAA
- a CDS encoding SDR family oxidoreductase, translating into MKNILITGTSSGIGFAASKAFIEKGYRVFGSVRKDTDAATLRSKLGENFYPLVFDVTDLPAIKEAKNEVEQVLGNKAGLDCLINNAGIAVAGPLLHITAEELRFQMEVNLIGMLHVTQVFAPLLGATRNFAFKPGKIINISSAAGKLSYPFIGPYCASKHAVEGFSNSLRQELMLYGIDVVVVGPGEVITEIWDKAEEIDLEAYTDTDFYESGNSFKRFFVKKGRSGMPVAQVGQKLVKIAEKNRPALRYPLVKDKLTAWWLPLLLPKRIVNNMVANILKLRKRDLPNSKPEVVKAD; encoded by the coding sequence ATGAAAAACATCTTAATCACTGGTACTTCGTCAGGTATAGGTTTCGCTGCCTCCAAGGCTTTTATTGAAAAAGGATATCGTGTATTCGGAAGTGTCAGGAAGGATACTGATGCCGCCACCCTTCGTTCAAAACTTGGTGAAAACTTTTATCCACTAGTCTTTGATGTCACTGACCTTCCTGCAATAAAAGAAGCTAAAAATGAAGTAGAACAAGTACTGGGAAACAAAGCAGGACTTGACTGCCTGATCAACAATGCAGGCATTGCTGTAGCAGGTCCTCTACTACATATCACCGCTGAAGAGCTTCGCTTCCAAATGGAGGTAAACCTCATTGGAATGTTACATGTTACGCAGGTTTTCGCTCCGCTATTGGGAGCTACCAGAAATTTCGCTTTTAAGCCTGGTAAGATTATCAATATCAGCTCCGCTGCTGGCAAGTTATCCTACCCATTTATTGGCCCGTACTGCGCAAGCAAACACGCAGTAGAAGGGTTCTCCAATTCACTCAGACAAGAATTAATGCTTTATGGAATTGACGTTGTTGTTGTTGGGCCTGGAGAAGTAATTACAGAAATATGGGACAAAGCAGAAGAGATAGACCTTGAAGCTTATACTGATACTGACTTTTATGAATCAGGAAATAGCTTCAAACGTTTTTTTGTCAAAAAAGGTAGATCAGGAATGCCTGTTGCTCAAGTAGGTCAAAAATTGGTGAAAATTGCAGAAAAGAATAGGCCTGCTTTAAGGTATCCACTCGTAAAAGATAAGCTTACTGCTTGGTGGTTACCGCTACTGCTACCCAAGCGTATTGTCAACAATATGGTAGCCAATATTCTAAAGCTTAGAAAGCGGGACTTACCCAACAGCAAACCAGAAGTTGTAAAAGCTGATTAA
- a CDS encoding peroxiredoxin codes for MSLQLGDIAPDFTAQTTEGEIKFHDWLGGAWCVFFSHPADYTPVCTTELGRTAKLKSEFDKRNVKVVALSVDGLEDHKGWINDINETQSTTVNFPIIADEDKKVANLYGMLHPNASETFTVRSVFIIDPNKKIRLMITYPASTGRNFDEILRVIDSMQLTDNYSVATPVDWKEGEDVVVSPSIPTPEAKEKFSKGVKEIKPYLRMTPQPNK; via the coding sequence ATGTCGTTACAACTTGGAGACATTGCACCAGACTTTACTGCTCAGACAACAGAAGGTGAGATCAAATTTCATGATTGGTTGGGAGGTGCGTGGTGTGTGTTCTTTTCGCACCCAGCAGACTATACCCCTGTATGTACTACAGAGTTGGGAAGAACAGCCAAACTTAAATCGGAGTTTGATAAGCGTAATGTAAAGGTAGTAGCATTGAGCGTTGATGGACTTGAAGACCACAAGGGCTGGATCAATGATATCAATGAAACGCAGAGTACAACTGTAAACTTTCCGATCATAGCAGATGAGGATAAGAAAGTAGCTAACCTTTATGGTATGCTTCACCCAAATGCCTCTGAGACATTTACAGTACGTTCGGTATTTATCATCGACCCTAATAAGAAAATTAGACTGATGATTACTTATCCTGCCTCGACAGGACGAAACTTTGATGAAATTTTGCGTGTCATAGATTCAATGCAACTGACCGACAATTACAGTGTAGCAACTCCAGTGGATTGGAAAGAAGGTGAAGATGTGGTTGTATCACCATCTATTCCAACTCCTGAAGCCAAAGAGAAATTTTCAAAGGGAGTAAAGGAAATCAAGCCTTACCTGCGAATGACGCCGCAGCCAAACAAGTAA
- a CDS encoding universal stress protein codes for MNFNNILVATDFDNESHTALEAAVSLASNDSTCIHILHILDTSYLSFFKGSTISTTSLKELENTEAYAKFTASLKEASIEYLTELKKQYSDTNIITHTVSGRPLNAIKQIVEKHKVDLIITSADPNEQEGKHLQHLIRHIHVPILTVNTPLSDFYPKQIVFASDFEQKPAPHILEMISKWRNQYQAQLNLLKVITPATFENTPDTNATITRYISGNDLEEGDFHIFNAFSEEDGIISFANNINADLIIMVSHPHSRFYHFIVGSLAEHIANEADTPVLILFEKP; via the coding sequence ATGAATTTCAACAATATACTCGTTGCAACTGATTTTGATAATGAGTCTCATACAGCTTTAGAAGCAGCTGTCAGTTTAGCGTCCAATGATTCAACATGTATCCATATTCTACACATTTTGGACACTTCTTACCTCAGCTTTTTCAAAGGAAGTACTATTTCAACCACATCCCTTAAAGAACTCGAAAATACAGAGGCATACGCCAAGTTTACAGCCTCCCTAAAGGAAGCATCTATAGAGTATCTTACGGAACTCAAAAAGCAGTACAGCGATACTAATATTATAACACACACAGTCAGTGGCAGGCCTTTGAATGCCATCAAACAAATTGTGGAGAAGCACAAAGTTGACCTCATCATTACTTCCGCTGATCCCAATGAACAAGAAGGCAAGCACCTCCAACACCTCATTAGGCATATACACGTACCTATACTGACGGTCAATACGCCTCTTTCTGATTTCTACCCAAAACAAATTGTTTTTGCCTCAGACTTTGAGCAAAAACCGGCTCCTCACATATTGGAGATGATTAGTAAATGGCGTAATCAATATCAGGCACAATTAAACCTCCTGAAGGTGATTACCCCTGCTACATTTGAGAACACACCTGACACAAATGCCACAATTACCCGATATATTTCAGGAAATGATTTGGAAGAGGGGGATTTTCACATCTTTAATGCTTTTTCTGAAGAAGATGGTATCATCAGCTTTGCTAATAACATCAATGCCGACCTGATCATCATGGTTTCTCATCCACATTCAAGGTTTTATCACTTTATAGTAGGTAGTCTTGCTGAACATATTGCCAATGAAGCCGATACTCCCGTCTTGATACTTTTTGAGAAGCCATAA
- a CDS encoding energy transducer TonB, with amino-acid sequence MLHQNPIHQWRPFFQMVGLAVSLGITLVAFEWKTYDDNTLVDLGTITIQDEELTLPPVTQQIIEPPTPTVRAPKIVTVKDEELVAEINLEITEFEEDFIVEEYVADDLAEEPQEEIVEDKVFEVVEEAAVPKGGRSAFYKWVNDHIKYPIQPKRMGVEGKVYVQFIVDKDGRLTDLQVVRGIHEDCDAEAIRVLKKAPKWIPAKQRGRPVRQRMVLPIYFKIAA; translated from the coding sequence ATGCTTCATCAAAATCCAATTCATCAATGGAGACCATTCTTTCAAATGGTCGGACTAGCTGTCAGTTTAGGTATCACCTTAGTTGCTTTTGAATGGAAAACCTACGATGATAATACACTGGTTGATCTAGGAACTATTACTATACAAGATGAAGAGTTGACTCTTCCACCTGTTACACAACAGATAATTGAGCCTCCTACTCCTACTGTCAGGGCGCCTAAAATTGTCACTGTAAAAGACGAAGAACTTGTAGCGGAAATCAACCTTGAGATTACTGAGTTTGAAGAAGACTTTATTGTAGAAGAATATGTAGCTGACGATCTCGCTGAAGAACCTCAAGAGGAAATAGTAGAAGACAAAGTATTTGAAGTAGTAGAAGAAGCCGCCGTTCCTAAAGGTGGACGAAGTGCTTTTTACAAATGGGTAAATGACCACATCAAATACCCTATCCAGCCTAAAAGAATGGGCGTTGAAGGAAAAGTATATGTACAGTTTATCGTTGACAAAGACGGGCGACTGACAGACCTTCAAGTTGTAAGAGGTATCCACGAAGACTGCGATGCAGAAGCGATTAGGGTACTAAAAAAAGCACCAAAATGGATACCTGCCAAACAAAGGGGTAGACCGGTCAGACAAAGAATGGTATTACCAATCTACTTTAAGATAGCTGCTTAG
- a CDS encoding RNA polymerase sigma factor, with protein MHQTEEDIKQEMAIIEKARHQPEAFRFLYEKYYKAIFLFVFKRVGTEDMAAEVTSQVFLKAMDNLPKYEFRGVPFSAWLFRIAANQVNDHFRKSTTDRVVSLESGIINTLVDEDDSEMPETDEMELLGQLLNELNESEISLLELRYFEKRSVKDVAYMLDISEANVKVKTHRVIGKLKKLAKRYL; from the coding sequence ATGCACCAAACCGAAGAAGACATCAAACAGGAAATGGCAATCATTGAAAAGGCTCGCCACCAACCTGAAGCATTCAGGTTCCTGTATGAGAAGTACTATAAGGCAATTTTCCTGTTCGTTTTCAAACGGGTAGGTACTGAAGATATGGCTGCCGAAGTAACGTCACAGGTTTTTCTAAAAGCAATGGATAACCTACCTAAATATGAATTCAGAGGTGTTCCCTTTTCAGCATGGCTTTTCAGGATTGCAGCCAATCAGGTCAACGATCATTTCCGAAAAAGTACAACAGACAGGGTTGTTTCTCTAGAAAGTGGAATTATTAATACGTTGGTTGATGAAGATGATAGCGAGATGCCAGAGACAGATGAAATGGAGCTGTTGGGACAGCTGCTGAATGAATTGAATGAAAGTGAAATATCACTGCTTGAGCTACGCTATTTCGAAAAACGTTCAGTCAAAGATGTAGCCTATATGCTAGATATCTCCGAAGCCAATGTAAAAGTCAAAACCCATCGGGTAATTGGAAAACTCAAAAAGTTAGCCAAGCGCTACCTTTGA